CCGGCTCGTACACCATCCTCAGCGATCAGACCAATTTCGGCCTGCTCTGGGACGGGTACCTGCTGGTCTACGAGACGGCCTTCGACCCCGCCAGCCCGCTGGACAATCTGATCGACCTGAACGACGACTACTTCGGCTCCATGCTCCCTGGCATCGGCGTGGGATACTCGGGCATCGATGGCATCACGCTGGCCGAGGGCGTGGCCTACTTCATCGTCCACACCGGCTTCTCCAACGACGATCAAGGGCCATACGAGGCCCAGGTTTCCGGCCCGGGGGCCGTACGGATCTTCACGTGCTACGCCGACCTCAACGGTGACAGCCAGTTAGACATCTTCGACTTCCTCGAGTTCCAGAACCTCTTCGACGCGGGCGACGACCAGGCCGACTGCAACGACGATGGCGTGCTGGACATCTTCGACTTCCTCTGCT
This window of the Phycisphaerales bacterium genome carries:
- a CDS encoding GC-type dockerin domain-anchored protein, with translation MKNLTTAACLLVALAGAANAQELVYQGDTTGAERFNRPSSLSSLSSFATDVAYEAVQIEVTETGSYTILSDQTNFGLLWDGYLLVYETAFDPASPLDNLIDLNDDYFGSMLPGIGVGYSGIDGITLAEGVAYFIVHTGFSNDDQGPYEAQVSGPGAVRIFTCYADLNGDSQLDIFDFLEFQNLFDAGDDQADCNDDGVLDIFDFLCFQNAFDAGCE